The following coding sequences lie in one Rutidosis leptorrhynchoides isolate AG116_Rl617_1_P2 chromosome 4, CSIRO_AGI_Rlap_v1, whole genome shotgun sequence genomic window:
- the LOC139840107 gene encoding uncharacterized protein: protein METQNGSVSHFHEHLACIHELQSCDYLLCCRRQNSGNNRDQQPAATRRYSFHHNRTTFCLLTLFLLIIFSPFNVVCAGNVVRLEDYSALQAIKKELVDFRGVLKNSWKDKNGVCSGGWVGIKCDDQGQVIAVQLPWKGLGGMMSSHFAKLHSLRRISLHDNLLSGPIPQSLWLLPNLRGVYLFNNRFSGSIPPSIITQSSLQNVDLSNNLLNGTIPHHIAVSNSNSTHIDNKIYRFNLSYNAFSGSISSIYTRLPSLTFLALQHNNLSGSIPDSWPSKGGQLKSLTLDHNFLTGSIPSSLSNMNNLEIINLSHNHIDGMIPNELAVNLSKLQILDLSNNAINGNFPSFSTNKNLSDLILDNNRFNGPIPDTIGDLSSLTQLSLSHNNLIGEIPKSVANLKNLDSLNVSYNNLSGSVPSSLISKFNSSSFVGNIQLCGYSVSTPCPSSSISPSPSSSQILHSNNKRENRKLSTKDIILIAAGALLLLLLILCCLLLCCLIRKKATKSKSTKVKTDVSMPVSVPTRDEVVESAETGGKLVHFSGTFVFTADDLLCATAEIMGKSTYGTSYKATLEDGNMVAVKRLREKVTKPQKEFETEVSELGKIRHANILSLRAYYLGPKGEKLLVFDYMPHGSLASFLHARGPENVINWTTRLNIILGITKGLVFLHSQESLVHGNLTSSNVLLDEQKNPAIADVGLSRLMTNAANTNVVATAGTLGYRAPELSKLKNANTKTDVYSLGVIILELLTGKSPSEATDGLDLPQWVASIVKEEWTNEVFDLELMKDPANVGGDELLTTLKLAMHCVDPTPEERPEAVQVLEKLEEMKPEFCESSTAAPEK, encoded by the exons ATGGAAACTCAAAATGGCTCTGTGAGTCATTTTCACGAACACCTGGCGTGCATACATGAGCTGCAATCTTGTGATTATTTATTATGCTGCAGGAGGCAAAATTCAGGAAACAATAGAGATCAACAACCAGCAGCAACAAGACGATATTCGTTTCATCACAATCGAACAACATTCTGTTTGCTTACTCTTTTTCTTTTGATAATTTTTTCACCTTTTAATGTAGTTTGTGCAGGTAATGTTGTGAGGCTTGAAGATTATTCAGCTCTGCAAGCCATCAAAAAAGAGCTTGTTGATTTCAGAGGAGTTTTGAAGAACAGCTGGAAGGACAAAAATGGAGTTTGTTCAGGTGGATGGGTTGGAATCAAGTGTGATGATCAAGGTCAAGTTATTGCTGTACAGCTTCCATGGAAGGGATTAGGTGGCATGATGTCATCACATTTTGCAAAGCTTCATTCCCTTAGAAGAATCAGCCTTCATGATAACCTCTTATCTGGTCCGATTCCTCAATCTCTATGGCTATTACCTAATCTAAGAGGTGTTTATCTCTTTAACAATCGGTTTTCGGGTTCAATCCCACCATCAATTATTACACAATCTTCTCTACAAAATGTTGATTTAAGCAATAATCTGCTTAATGGTACCATCCCTCACCACATTGCTGTTTCCAATTCCAATTCAACTCATATTGATAACAAGATTTATCGGTTTAATCTTAGTTACAACGCCTTTTCTGGTTCAATTTCATCGATTTATACCCGTTTACCTTCACTTACCTTTCTAGCTCTACAACACAATAATCTCTCTGGTTCAATTCCAGATTCTTGGCCCTCAAAAGGTGGTCAACTCAAATCTTTGACTCTTGATCATAATTTTCTTACTGGTTCAATTCCATCTTCTTTGAGTAACATGAATAATCTTGAAATCATTAATCTAAGCCATAATCACATTGACGGCATGATACCGAATGAACTCGCTGTTAATCTTTCCAAGCTTCAAATCTTGGATTTGTCAAACAATGCCATCAATGGAAATTTTCCTTCTTTTTCTACTAATAAAAATCTTTCAGATCTTATATTGGATAATAACCGATTTAACGGCCCGATTCCTGATACTATTGGGGATCTTTCTTCTCTCACTCAACTCAGTTTATCCCACAATAATCTCATTGGTGAAATCCCCAAATCTGTAGCTAATTTAAAAAATCTTGATTCATTAAATGTTTCCTATAATAATCTTTCGGGTAGTGTCCCATCTTCACTAATTAGCAAGTTTAATTCATCTTCTTTTGTGGGTAATATTCAGTTATGTGGATACAGTGTTTCAACACCATGTCCATCTTCGTCTATTTCACCATCTCCATCATCTTCACAAATTCTTCATTCAAACAATAAACGCGAAAATCGAAAACTTAGTACAAAAGATATTATCCTTATAGCAGCTGGAGCCCTTCTGCTACTTCTGCTTATTTTATGTTGTTTACTCCTCTGCTGTTTAATCCGAAAGAAAGCAACCAAGTCCAAGTCAACGAAGGTCAAAACCGACGTTTCAATGCCTGTATCAGTACCAACACGAGACGAAGTTGTTGAATCGGCAGAAACTGGGGGTAAATTGGTCCATTTTTCGGGTACTTTCGTCTTCACTGCTGATGATTTGTTATGTGCAACTGCTGAAATAATGGGAAAGAGTACTTATGGAACATCATACAAGGCCACATTAGAAGATGGTAACATGGTTGCTGTTAAAAGACTTAGAGAAAAGGTCACTAAACCTCAAAAAGAATTCGAAACAGAAGTTTCTGAATTAGGAAAGATTCGGCACGCAAATATCTTGTCGCTTCGAGCCTATTATTTGGGTCCTAAAGGCGAAAAGCTTCTTGTATTTGATTACATGCCTCATGGTAGCCTTGCATCTTTCCTCCATG CTCGCGGGCCCGAAAATGTGATAAACTGGACGACGAGATTGAATATAATACTGGGTATAACGAAAGGTCTGGTTTTTCTTCACAGCCAAGAGAGTTTAGTCCATGGGAACCTGACTTCAAGCAACGTTTTACTCGATGAGCAGAAGAATCCAGCAATAGCGGACGTGGGTCTATCGAGGCTCATGACAAATGCAGCCAACACCAATGTGGTTGCAACCGCTGGAACCCTTGGTTACCGAGCACCAGAGCTATCAAAGCTGAAAAATGCTAATACAAAAACTGATGTGTACAGTCTTGGTGTGATTATTTTGGAGCTCTTGACTGGGAAATCGCCTAGTGAGGCAACGGACGGTCTAGATTTGCCGCAGTGGGTGGCGTCGATTGTGAAGGAAGAGTGGACAAACGAAGTTTTCGATTTGGAATTAATGAAGGATCCGGCGAATGTTGGTGGTGATGAGCTTTTAACTACTTTGAAGTTGGCTATGCATTGTGTTGATCCGACACCGGAAGAAAGGCCAGAAGCTGTGCAAGTTCTTGAAAAGCTTGAGGAGATGAAGCCAGAGTTTTGTGAGAGTTCTACTGCAGCACCTGAAAAGTGA